From a single Stomoxys calcitrans chromosome 4, idStoCalc2.1, whole genome shotgun sequence genomic region:
- the LOC106085761 gene encoding enoyl-CoA delta isomerase 3, peroxisomal: MEHKTSRSTTGLWTGRDFTRFSCKQTAHEMASAYRTDTEVVKPATGPAPPLSTMSKVETTKIRKREVVSELREHILIVTINRPQSRNALNRNAIYDLIAAFADATYNKDIKVVVLTGCGDIFSAGNDLKQIQDYPSPEDYFYGANYILKSLIKSVLVCPKLTVCLVNGPCIGIGFTLAALCDLVYCSRAAYFHTPFSQLGLCAEACSSYTFPQLFGTSWASKLLMLGEKLTAEQAHQFGFVVELYDSQQEVQEKFWPKMHEYTRLPYESLHATKQLMRLHRQPQLLKALDEELKQIAKLRQGPVYRRAIEEFSKKSKSINKSKL, from the coding sequence ATGGAGCATAAAACAAGCAGATCAACAACTGGTCTTTGGACTGGGAGAGATTTCACTCGCTTCAGTTGCAAACAAACAGCCCACGAAATGGCAAGCGCGTATCGAACAGACACGGAAGTAGTAAAACCAGCAACTGGTCCTGCACCCCCACTATCAACAATGTCGAAAGTTGAAACAACAAAAATCCGAAAACGTGAAGTGGTCTCAGAACTTCGTGAACACATTTTAATTGTGACTATCAATAGACCCCAAAGCAGAAATGCTCTAAATCGAAATGCCATCTACGATCTTATAGCAGCATTTGCCGATGCAACCTATAACAAAGACATCAAAGTGGTTGTGCTCACTGGGTGTGGTGACATATTCAGTGCAGGCAATGACCTCAAGCAAATACAGGATTATCCAAGTCCCGAGGATTATTTTTATGGGGCAAATTACATATTAAAATCCTTGATTAAATCAGTGCTGGTTTGTCCCAAGCTTACAGTGTGCTTGGTCAATGGACCCTGCATTGGTATAGGCTTCACATTGGCAGCTCTATGTGACTTGGTCTATTGCAGCCGTGCGGCTTATTTCCATACACCCTTCTCCCAGCTGGGACTATGTGCTGAAGCCTGTTCGTCCTATACTTTTCCCCAGCTCTTTGGCACATCCTGGGCCAGCAAGCTATTGATGTTGGGTGAAAAACTCACTGCCGAGCAGGCCCATCAATTTGGCTTTGTCGTCGAGCTCTATGATAGCCAACAAGAAGTACAAGAGAAATTTTGGCCTAAAATGCATGAATATACTCGACTACCATATGAATCGTTGCATGCGACAAAGCAGTTGATGCGTTTGCATAGACAACCGCAGCTATTGAAGGCATTGGATGAGGAACTAAAGCAAATTGCCAAGTTGCGTCAGGGACCGGTTTACCGCAGAGCCATCGAAGAGTTTTCCAAAAAGTCTAAGAGTATTAATAAGAGCAAACTTTaa
- the LOC106085750 gene encoding ATP-binding cassette sub-family F member 2 translates to MPSDAKKRDAQRKKDARNKKITSISSAKKTNGVTNGNEPPREMTEEEILCAKLEEEARISAEARACTGSLASHERSRDIKIANFSITFFGCELLQDTMLELNCGRRYGVIGLNGCGKSSLLAVLGNREVPIPEHMDIFYLSREIPASSKTALQCVMEVDEERIKLEKLAEELAMSEDDSDQEQLIDIYERLDDMSADLAEVKAARILHGLGFDKNMQQKQAKDFSGGWRMRIALARALFVKPHLLLLDEPTNHLDLDACVWLEEELKTYKRILVLISHSQDFLNGVCTNIIHMTQKRLKYYSGNYEAFVRTRMELLENQAKQYNWEQDQIAHMKNYIARFGHGSAKLARQAQSKEKTLAKMVAQGLTEKVTDDKVLNFYFPSCGTIPPPVIMVQNVSFRYNENTPWIYKNLEFGIDLDTRLALVGPNGAGKSTLLKLLYGDLVPTTGMIRKNSHLRIARYHQHLHELLDLDASPLEYMMRAFPEVKEKEEMRKIIGRYGLTGRQQVCPIRQLSDGQRCRVVFAWLAWQVPHLLLLDEPTNHLDMETIDALADAINDFDGGMVLVSHDFRLINQVAEEIWICENETVTKWKGNILDYKDTLKKKVVSDNENKSKKK, encoded by the exons ATGCCTTCCGATGCGAAAAAACGCGATGCACAGCGTAAGAAAGACGCCCGTAATAAGAAAATAACCTCCATCTCATCGGCCAAGAAAACAAATGGTGTTACCAATGGCAATGAACCTCCCCGTGAAATGACCGAGGAGGAGATTTTGTGCGCCAAACTGGAAGAGGAGGCCCGCATCTCGGCCGAAGCTAGAGCCTGTACCGGTTCTTTGGCTTCACATGAGCGATCGCGTGATATCAAGATTGCCAACTTCTCCATAACATTCTTTGGTTGCGAATTGTTGCAAGACACCATGTTGGAGTTGAATTGTGGTCGTCGTTATGGTGTCATCGGTCTGAATGGTTGTGGTAAATCATCGTTATTGGCTGTGTTGGGTAATCGTGAGGTGCCCATTCCCGAACACATGGATATTTTCTATTTGTCCCGTGAAATTCCTGCCAGCTCGAAGACAGCTCTGCAATGTGTCATGGAGGTGGATGAGGAGCGTATAAAATTGGAGAAATTGGCAGAGGAATTGGCCATGAGTGAGGATGATAGTGATCAGGAACAATTGATTGATATCTATGAGCGTTTGGATGATATGTCGGCTGATTTGGCTGAGGTAAAGGCAGCTCGCATTTTGCATGGTTTAGGTTTTGACAAGAATATGCAACAGAAACAGGCCAAAGATTTTTCTG GTGGTTGGCGTATGCGCATTGCCTTGGCCCGTGCTCTTTTCGTTAAACCCCATTTGTTGTTGCTTGATGAACCTACCAATCACTTGGATTTGGATGCCTGTGTCTGGTTGGAGGAAGAATTAAAGACCTACAAACGTATTCTCGTGCTAATATCGCATTCCCAGGATTTCCTCAACGGTGTGTGTACAAATATCATACACATGACTCAGAAACGTCTTAAATACTATTCCGGCAACTACGAGGCATTTGTGCGAACCCGCATGGAGCTGTTGGAGAATCAAGCTAAGCAATACAATTGGGAACAGGATCAAATTGCCCATATGAAGAATTATATAGCACGTTTCGGTCACGGTTCGGCAAAATTGGCCAGACAGGCCCAGTCCAAGGAGAAGACATTGGCCAAAATGGTGGCCCAAGGTCTTACCGAAAAAGTCACCGACGATAAAGTATTGAACTTTTATTTCCCCTCTTGCGGTACTATACCACCACCCGTGATTATGGTGCAAAATGTTAGCTTCCGTTACAATGAAAACACTCCTTGGATCTATAAGAATCTGGAAtttggtatagatttggatacacGTCTGGCTTTGGTGGGTCCCAATG gtGCTGGCAAATCTACCCTGCTGAAATTGCTTTATGGTGATTTGGTGCCCACTACTGGTATGATACGCAAAAACTCCCATTTACGCATAGCCCGTTACCATCAGCATTTGCATGAACTTTTGGATTTGGATGCCAGCCCCTTGGAGTATATGATGCGTGCCTTCCCCGAGGTCAAAGAGAAAGAAGAAATGCGCAAAATTATAGGCAGATATGGCCTAACAGGACGCCAACAGGTGTGTCCCATTAGACAATTGTCCGATGGCCAGCGCTGCAGAGTAGTGTTTGCCTGGCTGGCTTGGCAAGTGCCCCATTTGCTGCTACTCGATGAACCTACCAATCATTTGGACATGGAGACCATTGATGCCTTGGCTGATGCCATCAATGACTTCGATGGTGGTATGGTGTTAGTTTCTCACGATTTCAGATTGATTAATCAG GTGGCCGAGGAAATTTGGATTTGTGAAAATGAAACCGTTACCAAATGGAAGGGCAACATCTTGGACTATAAGGATACCTTAAAGAAGAAGGTCGTTAGCgataatgaaaacaaaagcaaaaagaaaTAG